In a single window of the Pseudochaenichthys georgianus chromosome 16, fPseGeo1.2, whole genome shotgun sequence genome:
- the psenen gene encoding gamma-secretase subunit PEN-2, with the protein MNLERVPNEEKLGLCRKYYLAGFALLPFLWLVNVVWFFKEAFLKPVYTEQLQIQTYVKRSGLGLLFWVTVLTTWITIFQHYRAEWGEVGDYLSFTIPLGIP; encoded by the exons ATGAACCTGGAACGAGTGCCCAATGAGGAGAAACTCGGCCTATGCCGCAAATATTATTTAG CTGGCTTTGCTTTGCTACCATTCCTGTGGCTGGTGAATGTTGTTTGGTTCTTTAAAGAGGCATTTTTAAAGCCTGTGTACACTGAACAGCTCCAGATCCAAACAT ATGTGAAGCGGTCAGGACTGGGGTTGCTGTTTTGGGTCACAGTGCTCACCACGTGGATTACAATTTTCCAGCACTACAGAGCAGAGTGGGGGGAGGTGGGAGATTACCTGTCCTTTACAATTCCTCTGGGCATTCCTTAA